Proteins encoded in a region of the Pseudomonadota bacterium genome:
- a CDS encoding SLBB domain-containing protein, with product MRRYFFQSHYPHPLLAALLFFLLILPSEPLHAGDYTVGQDDVLKISVYDHPDLQTTVRVNGSGQIQMPLIGYVDVGGLNISQVSNKLAGLLADDYIVNPQVNVFIEEYGSNKAVILGMVHKPGLYELSGSTTLLELISQAGGTTEGAGNIVTIKRAGISDKTSILTINLEALMKNGDISQNIQINNKDNVYIQRAGMCYVTGEVKSPNAYKIDDDTTVLKAITLAAGFTGKAAKGKIRIIRITGGEKTELNDVKLDTRVLPDDVIVVQESFF from the coding sequence ATGCGCAGATATTTTTTTCAGTCACATTATCCCCACCCTCTCCTGGCAGCATTGCTTTTTTTCCTGCTGATCCTGCCTTCCGAACCGCTGCACGCCGGGGATTATACGGTAGGCCAGGATGATGTACTGAAAATCAGTGTTTACGATCACCCGGATCTTCAGACCACCGTTCGGGTTAACGGCAGTGGCCAGATCCAGATGCCACTAATCGGCTATGTTGACGTAGGCGGATTGAACATTTCTCAGGTTTCAAACAAGTTGGCAGGTTTACTTGCCGACGACTACATCGTTAACCCGCAGGTCAATGTTTTCATTGAGGAGTATGGCAGCAATAAGGCGGTGATCCTCGGCATGGTCCATAAACCGGGATTATATGAGTTGAGCGGTTCCACAACCTTGCTTGAATTGATTTCCCAGGCTGGCGGGACCACTGAAGGCGCAGGCAACATTGTCACCATCAAACGCGCCGGGATTTCGGATAAAACCAGCATTCTCACAATTAATCTAGAGGCTCTGATGAAGAACGGAGATATCTCCCAGAACATCCAGATCAACAACAAGGATAATGTATATATTCAAAGGGCTGGGATGTGTTATGTCACCGGTGAAGTAAAAAGCCCCAATGCATACAAGATCGACGATGACACTACAGTGCTGAAGGCCATCACCCTGGCCGCAGGTTTTACCGGCAAGGCAGCAAAAGGCAAAATTCGAATCATCCGAATCACCGGCGGAGAAAAAACCGAACTCAACGATGTCAAGCTGGATACCCGGGTACTCCCGGATGATGTCATTGTGGTACAGGAAAGTTTTTTCTGA
- a CDS encoding outer membrane beta-barrel protein, with amino-acid sequence MKQIISAITILILTMFCTPLFAADDDQDKKDTDLETNDIFSARSGYIHPFLSIGAKNSDNITNTKDDTIDDWSTIYSPGIWVTTTPKHDIFLNLNTSNTSPGGRFQEVDKQETFSRFQAYALYAATIEEYSSHSERDTTKQAAEASLQANLPGSLSFDVFGKYTDSEDPMGTGDSTEIEKYTNNLYGTILQYDFTEKFSIRAEYSQFYLDYDLEISKGKNREDSSYGAYFFYNYSPKTSLFIQYENIAVSYETNTTQDSDQNYIYAGLKWRSAEKTSFKGKVGYIDRSSDNPLAPSKTGAVMEITVEHDFTAKTGIQFLASHKLNESTISTSAYSTDTTVQLSVNKNFTEKIDSILYLGYTRTDFEGNAGIGRSDDVFSITPVFRYTFTKWLQAEAEFSHTERDSDVTAFDYKTNTFYLRLNAGL; translated from the coding sequence ATGAAACAGATTATAAGCGCTATAACGATATTGATCCTGACGATGTTCTGCACCCCTTTGTTTGCAGCTGATGACGATCAGGACAAAAAAGACACCGACCTTGAGACAAATGATATTTTTTCCGCCCGAAGCGGCTACATTCATCCGTTCCTGTCCATCGGCGCAAAGAACTCGGACAATATCACCAACACTAAAGACGACACCATCGACGACTGGAGCACCATCTATTCGCCCGGGATATGGGTAACAACAACCCCGAAACATGATATTTTCCTCAATCTCAACACTTCCAACACTTCCCCGGGCGGCCGGTTCCAGGAAGTTGACAAGCAGGAGACCTTCAGCCGGTTCCAGGCCTATGCCCTGTATGCCGCCACAATCGAAGAATACAGTTCACACTCAGAACGGGACACTACCAAACAGGCAGCAGAGGCATCTTTGCAGGCTAATCTGCCAGGGAGCCTTTCCTTTGATGTGTTCGGCAAATACACCGACTCTGAAGATCCAATGGGCACCGGTGACTCCACGGAGATCGAGAAATATACAAACAATCTCTACGGGACAATCCTGCAATATGATTTTACTGAAAAATTCAGCATCCGCGCTGAATACAGTCAATTTTATCTTGATTACGACCTGGAGATCAGCAAAGGAAAAAACCGAGAAGACAGCTCTTATGGCGCATATTTCTTTTATAATTACTCCCCGAAGACCTCTCTTTTCATTCAGTACGAAAACATTGCTGTATCCTATGAAACCAATACCACCCAGGACAGTGATCAGAATTATATTTACGCCGGCCTGAAATGGCGTAGCGCAGAAAAGACCAGCTTCAAGGGAAAAGTAGGCTACATTGATCGTTCAAGCGACAATCCTCTCGCCCCCAGCAAGACAGGTGCGGTGATGGAAATAACCGTTGAACACGATTTTACGGCCAAGACCGGAATCCAATTCCTGGCCTCCCATAAATTGAATGAGTCGACGATTTCCACCTCTGCCTATTCCACCGACACTACCGTACAGCTGTCCGTCAATAAAAATTTTACTGAAAAAATCGATTCCATCCTTTACCTCGGCTACACCAGGACGGATTTTGAAGGCAATGCCGGAATCGGCAGGTCCGATGACGTTTTCTCCATTACCCCTGTTTTTCGTTATACCTTCACAAAGTGGTTGCAGGCCGAGGCAGAGTTTAGTCACACGGAACGCGACTCGGATGTAACTGCCTTCGACTACAAGACCAATACCTTCTATCTCCGTTTGAATGCCGGGTTATAA